A single Nostoc sp. PCC 7107 DNA region contains:
- a CDS encoding HNH endonuclease signature motif containing protein produces the protein MFNSVRPNHYALALAYQKAQDSAKLTKIQIVWEKGFNNPNYDPRIWRIDQFGRLINRYEYGNRQSTYGWEIDHIIPKSWGGSDHISNLRPLHWYINIIR, from the coding sequence ATGTTTAATAGTGTAAGACCTAATCATTATGCGTTAGCTTTAGCTTATCAAAAGGCTCAAGATAGCGCAAAATTAACTAAAATTCAAATAGTTTGGGAAAAGGGCTTTAATAATCCAAATTACGATCCAAGAATCTGGCGAATAGATCAATTTGGAAGATTAATAAATCGATATGAGTATGGGAATCGTCAATCTACTTATGGTTGGGAAATTGACCACATAATACCGAAATCTTGGGGAGGTAGTGATCATATTTCTAACTTACGTCCGTTACATTGGTATATCAATATAATTAGATGA
- a CDS encoding PIN domain-containing protein translates to MSYLVDTNILLRLVQKSSPMHVDTQRAIFLLKQQGELLYIIPQNIIEFWAVCTRPINSNGLGISISEAVKTSEQLKKIFILQLDTPGIFGEWESLIVQYQVMGKKVHDTRLVAAMATHKITHLLTFNVDDFQRFSEIIVVDPRTLTS, encoded by the coding sequence ATGAGCTATCTGGTAGATACTAATATTTTGCTGCGTTTAGTGCAGAAGAGCAGCCCAATGCACGTTGATACTCAAAGGGCAATTTTTCTACTCAAGCAGCAAGGCGAATTATTATATATAATTCCACAAAATATTATTGAATTTTGGGCTGTTTGCACAAGGCCAATTAATAGTAATGGGTTAGGAATATCTATCTCTGAAGCAGTAAAAACATCTGAGCAATTAAAGAAGATATTTATATTGCAGCTTGATACACCAGGAATTTTTGGTGAGTGGGAATCTCTAATTGTTCAATACCAAGTTATGGGTAAAAAGGTACATGATACACGTTTAGTAGCGGCGATGGCGACTCACAAAATTACACATTTACTGACGTTTAATGTTGATGATTTTCAGCGGTTCTCCGAGATTATAGTTGTTGATCCGCGTACTCTGACATCGTAG